In Oscillatoria acuminata PCC 6304, a single window of DNA contains:
- a CDS encoding calcium-binding protein codes for MERFQNSFFDNSIIDDRLDREIPDFDDALSTTAPTLINGTPEDDVIDVSTLPGADNNDYRIFGQGGNDSIRGAGGDDYIQGGSGNDTLDGGAGDDRIFGNRGDNLLFGGPGDDVLTGSTGNDTLIGGPGDNLLISGSGDDLVQGGAGNNRILTGAGDDIAFGQDGDDTIIASSGENVLVGGHGNDNVRGGSGNDIIYGDDRDFVGVAGGNNTLNGGEGNDTIIASFSNTILYGGNNSINGGGGNDLIQGQAGDDTLLGGTGNDTLIGGLGNDVIQGAGPTGGLFEVDWLTGNLTGLPPGHPWAGNNTFVLGNEETVFYSNGGESDLAIITDFNPGQDKLQINGNAPTGYSFDVSPAGSTLISFNDDLIAILIGVTPQEVLAEDSFVLV; via the coding sequence ATGGAACGGTTTCAAAATTCTTTTTTTGACAACTCCATTATTGATGACCGGCTAGATCGGGAGATCCCGGACTTCGATGATGCCCTCAGCACAACTGCACCGACTCTCATCAACGGAACGCCAGAGGATGATGTCATTGATGTATCAACGCTCCCTGGCGCAGACAATAACGATTATAGAATCTTCGGTCAAGGAGGAAATGATTCCATCAGAGGTGCTGGTGGCGACGACTACATCCAGGGTGGTAGTGGCAATGACACCCTAGATGGAGGAGCCGGAGACGATCGCATCTTTGGTAATCGCGGTGATAATCTGCTCTTCGGTGGACCAGGGGATGACGTTTTAACTGGGAGTACCGGAAATGACACCTTAATCGGTGGGCCCGGTGACAACCTCCTCATCAGTGGCAGCGGCGATGACCTGGTTCAAGGTGGAGCGGGAAATAACAGAATACTGACCGGCGCAGGGGATGATATTGCCTTCGGACAAGATGGGGATGATACAATTATTGCCAGCTCAGGGGAGAATGTTCTGGTAGGTGGTCACGGCAATGATAACGTCAGAGGAGGGAGTGGTAATGATATTATATATGGGGATGATCGCGACTTTGTTGGGGTCGCTGGTGGTAATAACACCCTCAATGGCGGAGAGGGGAATGATACAATTATTGCCAGCTTTAGCAATACAATATTATACGGCGGCAATAACTCTATTAATGGCGGGGGCGGCAATGACCTGATCCAAGGTCAAGCCGGTGATGATACCTTGCTCGGGGGGACCGGCAATGATACCCTAATTGGTGGCCTGGGCAATGATGTCATCCAGGGTGCTGGCCCTACCGGAGGACTCTTTGAGGTGGATTGGTTAACTGGCAACCTCACCGGATTGCCACCGGGTCACCCCTGGGCTGGGAATAACACATTTGTCCTGGGAAATGAGGAGACTGTCTTCTACAGTAACGGCGGCGAGTCTGATCTGGCTATCATTACTGATTTTAATCCCGGTCAGGATAAACTCCAGATTAATGGCAACGCACCCACAGGTTATTCCTTTGATGTATCCCCTGCTGGAAGTACCTTAATTTCGTTTAACGATGACCTGATTGCTATCTTGATTGGGGTAACCCCTCAAGAAGTTTTAGCAGAAGACTCATTTGTGTTGGTTTAG
- a CDS encoding M16 family metallopeptidase produces the protein MSQRMVTSKNRPRKYWILLLFLPLIWLLFNAVSVTAQSARHYTDLEFAPAPEIVLPPFDRFELENGMVVYLMQDRELPLVSGTALIRTGDRWEPANQAGLGQILGQVLRTGGTTLHSPDELNQLLERRAASVETGVDTTSASASFNALSQDLEEVFGLFAEVLRTPAFAPEQIELAKSQQAGAIARRNDSPSAIASREFQKLIYGENSPYARTIEYETLSNISRSDVVQFYQRYFHPNNMILGIVGDFETAEMRELIEQKFGDWKPGQTISKNIAELSPTAQAQQGGVFFVERPQLTQSTIQIGHLGGELNSPDYPALSVLNGVMNGFGGRLFNQVRSREGLAYSVYGVWSPRFDYPGMFIAGGQTRSEATVPLIQSVFREIERIRTEPITAEELQYAQDTTLNSFIFNFADPSQTLSRLMRYEYYGYPEDFIFQYRRGVEATTIEDVQRVAQKYLNPDQLVTLVVGNPMEINPPLSSLTPNTTVTSIDISIPEPSRS, from the coding sequence ATGAGTCAGAGAATGGTTACATCTAAGAATAGACCCCGAAAGTATTGGATTTTGTTGTTGTTTTTGCCGTTAATCTGGTTGCTGTTTAATGCAGTGAGTGTTACCGCCCAATCGGCGAGACATTATACGGATTTGGAGTTTGCACCGGCTCCGGAAATTGTGTTACCCCCTTTCGATCGCTTTGAGCTAGAGAATGGCATGGTGGTGTATTTGATGCAGGACCGGGAACTGCCTTTAGTCTCGGGGACTGCTTTAATTCGCACAGGCGATCGCTGGGAACCGGCTAATCAAGCTGGACTCGGGCAAATTTTGGGTCAAGTATTGCGAACTGGGGGAACAACGTTGCATTCCCCAGATGAATTAAATCAGTTGCTAGAACGTCGCGCTGCTTCGGTGGAAACCGGGGTGGATACCACCTCGGCATCGGCTAGTTTTAATGCCTTAAGTCAGGATTTGGAGGAGGTGTTTGGACTGTTTGCGGAAGTGCTCCGAACTCCGGCATTTGCGCCGGAGCAAATTGAGTTAGCGAAAAGCCAACAAGCTGGGGCGATCGCCCGTCGGAATGATTCCCCCAGTGCGATCGCCTCTCGGGAATTCCAAAAGCTGATTTATGGAGAAAATAGCCCCTATGCTCGGACGATTGAATATGAAACCTTGAGCAATATTTCTCGCTCCGATGTGGTCCAATTTTACCAGCGCTATTTCCATCCCAATAACATGATTTTGGGCATTGTTGGGGATTTTGAAACCGCTGAAATGCGAGAACTGATTGAGCAGAAATTTGGCGACTGGAAACCCGGTCAAACCATCAGTAAAAATATTGCGGAGTTATCCCCAACTGCTCAAGCTCAACAAGGGGGAGTCTTTTTCGTGGAACGCCCTCAATTAACCCAAAGTACGATTCAAATCGGGCATTTGGGTGGAGAGTTAAATAGTCCGGATTATCCGGCGTTGTCGGTCCTGAATGGGGTAATGAATGGATTTGGGGGACGGTTATTTAATCAGGTGCGATCGCGTGAAGGATTAGCCTATTCCGTTTATGGTGTCTGGAGTCCCCGCTTCGATTACCCCGGGATGTTTATCGCCGGGGGTCAAACGCGATCGGAAGCAACAGTGCCGTTGATTCAGTCTGTCTTTCGCGAAATCGAACGCATTCGCACCGAACCGATTACAGCCGAAGAGTTACAGTATGCTCAAGATACGACCCTCAATTCCTTTATCTTCAATTTCGCCGACCCGAGTCAAACCTTGTCCCGGTTAATGCGATATGAATATTATGGATATCCCGAGGATTTTATCTTCCAATATCGGCGCGGGGTCGAAGCAACCACCATTGAAGATGTGCAGCGAGTGGCACAGAAATACTTAAACCCGGATCAGTTAGTTACGTTAGTGGTGGGGAACCCGATGGAAATTAATCCTCCCTTGAGTAGTCTCACACCTAATACCACGGTGACTTCCATTGACATTAGCATTCCCGAACCATCGAGAAGTTAG
- a CDS encoding TetR/AcrR family transcriptional regulator has product MNIFTRSQPAETDTRTRILNAAQRLFAQKGYNGTTTRDLAQAASVAEGTLFRHFANKKAILVELATQGWIEILTDLLTELSEMGSYQAVAQVMRRRMLNIHKNADLMRVCFLEAQFHPELRDRIQAEVISKMTDVAEAFFETAMERGIYRPMNPRLVAHVFLGMFAVAGFSQQTLLENDSSPKAMQEMAEGLADIFLNGVLAQPQNE; this is encoded by the coding sequence ATGAATATATTTACTCGCTCCCAACCTGCTGAAACCGATACGCGCACTCGGATTTTAAATGCGGCGCAGCGGTTATTTGCCCAAAAGGGTTACAACGGAACCACGACAAGGGACCTCGCTCAAGCTGCTAGTGTAGCTGAAGGAACCCTATTCCGCCATTTTGCCAATAAAAAAGCGATTTTGGTGGAGTTGGCAACCCAAGGATGGATTGAAATCCTCACGGACTTGCTCACGGAACTCAGCGAAATGGGCAGTTATCAGGCGGTGGCGCAAGTGATGCGGCGGCGGATGTTGAATATTCACAAGAATGCGGATTTAATGCGGGTTTGCTTCCTAGAGGCTCAGTTTCACCCAGAGTTACGCGATCGCATTCAAGCCGAGGTGATTTCCAAAATGACCGATGTCGCTGAAGCATTCTTTGAAACCGCAATGGAACGCGGTATTTATCGTCCCATGAATCCTCGTCTGGTGGCTCATGTGTTTCTGGGAATGTTTGCTGTGGCAGGGTTCAGTCAACAAACCCTCCTGGAAAATGATTCCTCCCCCAAAGCGATGCAGGAAATGGCAGAAGGATTGGCGGATATTTTCCTGAATGGGGTGTTAGCGCAACCGCAGAACGAGTAA
- a CDS encoding M16 family metallopeptidase — translation MIALLVTVLFWSGISLNPALGREQVSPATTQSIQPYLDRVAEKISEFTLDNGLKFIVLERHTAPVVSFLTYADVGGANEPEGKTGVAHFLEHLAFKGTQRIGTRNYRAEKELLEQLDRLDAQIRTATAAGKTAEAQRLQTEFEKTEAAAGELVVQNELGQIVEQSGGVGLNATTSADATRYFYSFPSNKVELWMSLESERFLEPVFREFYREKQVILEERRMRTDNSPIGKMIEEFLQTAFVAHPYRQPVIGYPEDLVNLRREDVQEFFETYYVPNNLTIAVVGDVDPENVQGLAETYFGRYKAGPTPPKVDKTEPPQTEPRQVVVRFPSEPWYLEGYHRPAINHPDNVVYELMAQILSSGRTSRLYKSLVEEQQVALTAQGLNGFPGEKYENLMLFYGLTAPGHTVEEVAAGLQEQINRLTVEEVSTEELERVKTQARAGVLRSLASNQGMASLLVEYQIKTGDWRNLFQELEQIAAVTPKDILRVSRQTFRPENRTVGLLLPEEES, via the coding sequence ATGATCGCCCTTTTGGTCACGGTTCTTTTCTGGTCCGGGATTTCATTAAATCCGGCACTGGGACGAGAGCAAGTTTCGCCGGCTACCACTCAATCAATCCAGCCTTACTTAGACCGGGTTGCCGAGAAAATTAGCGAGTTTACCCTCGATAATGGACTCAAATTTATCGTTTTAGAACGACATACCGCCCCAGTTGTTTCATTTCTAACATACGCCGATGTCGGGGGTGCCAACGAACCGGAAGGCAAAACCGGCGTGGCCCACTTTTTAGAGCATTTAGCCTTTAAAGGGACTCAGCGCATTGGGACTCGCAACTATCGAGCGGAAAAAGAGCTACTCGAACAACTCGATCGCCTCGATGCTCAAATTAGAACCGCCACAGCCGCTGGAAAAACTGCCGAAGCTCAACGGTTACAAACCGAATTTGAGAAAACTGAGGCTGCTGCCGGTGAGTTGGTGGTCCAGAACGAATTGGGTCAAATTGTCGAACAATCTGGAGGCGTTGGACTCAATGCTACCACGTCTGCCGATGCCACTCGCTATTTTTACAGCTTTCCTTCCAATAAGGTAGAACTCTGGATGTCCCTAGAGTCTGAGCGTTTCCTTGAACCCGTCTTTCGCGAATTTTATCGGGAAAAGCAGGTGATTCTCGAAGAGAGAAGAATGCGCACGGATAACTCCCCCATTGGCAAAATGATTGAAGAATTTCTTCAGACTGCCTTTGTGGCGCATCCCTATCGCCAACCTGTGATTGGCTATCCAGAAGATTTAGTCAATCTCCGGCGTGAGGATGTCCAAGAGTTTTTTGAGACTTATTACGTTCCCAACAATTTGACGATCGCTGTTGTTGGAGATGTGGACCCGGAAAATGTCCAGGGATTGGCAGAGACTTATTTTGGTCGCTACAAAGCTGGACCCACTCCCCCCAAGGTAGATAAAACCGAGCCTCCCCAGACAGAACCAAGACAGGTGGTGGTCCGCTTTCCTTCGGAACCTTGGTATTTGGAAGGATATCACCGTCCCGCTATCAATCATCCGGATAATGTGGTCTATGAATTGATGGCTCAAATTCTCAGTTCCGGTCGGACTTCTCGTCTCTACAAATCCCTGGTAGAAGAACAGCAGGTTGCTTTAACTGCTCAGGGATTGAATGGATTTCCTGGAGAAAAGTATGAGAATTTAATGCTATTTTATGGCCTGACGGCTCCCGGTCATACGGTGGAAGAAGTTGCCGCTGGATTGCAAGAGCAAATCAATCGGTTGACGGTGGAGGAAGTGTCCACAGAGGAGTTAGAGCGGGTTAAAACCCAAGCCCGAGCCGGAGTGTTGCGATCGCTGGCTTCTAATCAAGGCATGGCCAGTTTGTTGGTGGAATATCAAATTAAAACCGGCGATTGGCGCAATTTATTCCAGGAATTAGAGCAAATTGCTGCGGTGACACCGAAAGACATTCTGCGCGTCTCTCGTCAAACATTCCGGCCCGAAAATCGGACCGTGGGACTGCTGCTGCCAGAGGAAGAATCGTAA
- a CDS encoding DUF4332 domain-containing protein, with protein sequence MNASKSGSVRPLKPSNWPIAQLPGVSSQDQNLLETCGITTTRELLRRGKTSEQRQAIATELGIHLQYVNKWVAMAELASVPTVGCEYCGLLLHAGIASIAQLADLPIHRLHQQLLRVQVANLQRRDLCPSVDEVTRWIQQARTLVRG encoded by the coding sequence ATGAACGCATCTAAATCGGGGTCAGTGCGCCCCTTAAAACCGAGTAACTGGCCGATCGCCCAATTACCTGGGGTCAGTTCTCAGGACCAAAATCTACTGGAAACTTGCGGGATTACCACCACCCGGGAACTGTTGCGCCGGGGGAAAACATCTGAGCAACGGCAGGCGATCGCCACGGAATTAGGTATCCATCTTCAATATGTCAATAAATGGGTGGCAATGGCTGAATTAGCCTCAGTTCCAACGGTTGGCTGTGAATATTGTGGGTTATTGCTGCACGCCGGAATTGCCTCGATCGCCCAACTGGCTGACTTACCCATCCACCGATTGCACCAACAACTTTTAAGGGTCCAAGTGGCCAATCTCCAACGCCGGGACCTTTGTCCCTCTGTGGATGAAGTGACACGATGGATTCAACAAGCGCGGACCCTGGTTAGGGGATGA